The Acidimicrobiales bacterium region CCCCCGGTGGTGACCACCAGGCCGGTGAAGCCGGCGGTGACCCGGCGCAACACGCCGGCCACCTCCTCCACCCCGTCGGCGGTCACCGAGCGGTCGACCACCTCGAAGCCGGCCCCGGCCAGCCGCTCGGCCATCGCCGCCCCGGAGCGGTCCTCCCGCACCCCCTCGGCCACCCCGTCGGACACCGTGACCACCTTGGCGGCAAGCATGCGCCCCACCCTGGCAGACGCCGGGCCCGCCCGTGCCCCGACCCCACCCCGGGCCGGCGGTCAGGGCCGGGTGTAGCGGTGCAGGGCCATGCCGTCGGTGCCCGCGGCCTGGGGCAGGAGCAGCGCCCCCCTCCCCCACGGGACCCAGGGGTCGCCCGGGGGTGGGAGCGGTTCCAGGTCCGGCCGGCGCTCGGCCACCACCGCATCGACCCCGGTGGTCTCGGCCGCGGTCAGGGTGCACACCGACACCACCAGGGTGCCGCCCGGTCGGACCAGGTCGGCGGCGGCCAGGACCAGCTCGACCTGGAGGGCAGCCAGCCGCGCCACCGCGTCAGGGGTGACCCGCCAGCGGGCGTCGGCCCGGCGGTGGAGCACGCCCAGGCCCGAGCACGGGGCGTCGACCAGCACCCGGTCGAAGGACGCGCTCTTGAGCGGGGGTCGGGTGCCGTCGGCCACCACCACCGCCACCCGGTCGGCGGTCCCGGTCCGGGCCGCGTTGCCGGCCACCAGCCCGGCCCGGGCCGGGCGCACGTCGGCCGCCACCACGAGGGCCCCGGCACCGGCCAGGGCGGTGGCCTTGCCGCCGGGGGCGGCGCACAGGTCGAGCACCCGCTCCCCCGGCCCGGTCCCCACCAGGTCGGCCACCCACTGGGAGGCCCGGTCCTGGGTGTAGCCGTCGTCGCGGGTGGTGGCCTCCCCGCCGACGTTCATGGCGGCCAGGGCATCCAGGCCCCCCTCGGGGCCCAGGTCGGTGAGGAGGACCTCGACGATCCAGTCCGGGTAGCTGAGCCCGGTGGCCGGGTCGGGGAAGACCGGTCGGCCATCGGCCCCGTCCCGGGCCGCGTGGTCGTCGGCCACCTTGCGCAGCACGGCGTTGACCAGGCCCCGGGACCGGCGGGGGGCCACCTCCACCGCGGTGCCCACCGCGGCGTGGGCCGGCAGCCCCAGCACCACCACCTGGTACGCCCCGAGTCGGAGGGCGGCCCGGGTGGGCGGGTCGAGGGGCCGGGAGCCGGACACGAACCGGTCGACCAGCCAGTCGCAGGCCCGGCGCATGCGGGTGGTGCCGTAGACCAGCTCGGTGGCCAGGCCCCGGTCCCTGGGGTCGAGGGCCGACCGCTCCAGCAGCGCGGCCAGGACCAGGTTGGCGTAGGCCCCGCCCTCGTCGATGCGGACCAGGGCCTCGTGGGCCACCCGCCGGGGGTCGGTGGCCCCGGTCGGCTCGGGCCGCGACCGGCCGGCCCGGGCCGTCGCCCGGCGGGGCCGGCCCCCCGGGCCCGCCCCGGCGTCGCCCGAGGACCGCCGGGCCGCGGCGGCCCGGTCCCGCTTGCGGGCCCGGCGGGCCGCCCCGCTGGCCCGGGGGGCGTGGCCCCCGCGGTCGCGGTCGCCGTCGCCGATCCCGGCCGGTCCGTCGCTCATGGGCCCAGGACCTCACCGGGGGCCAGACGGGCCCCGTGGGCCCAGTCCGTCGCCGGCTGGCGGGCCTTGCCCTCGGGCTGCACCTCGTCCACCACCAGGCGGCCCTCCCCGGTGAGCGCCGAGACGGTGGCCCCGTCGGCGGCCAGCAGGCCGGGCTGGGCCTCCTCCGGGTCGTCGTCGGCCGGTGCCGCCGACCACACCCGCAGGCGCCGGCCCCGGAAGGTGGTCCAGGCCCCGCCCACCCGGACCACCCGGGCCAGCTCGCCCGCCGGCCGGGTCCAGTCCAGGTGCAGGTCCTCGGAGGTGACCTTCTCCGCGTAGGTGACCTCGCCCTCCTGGGCCTCGGGGGCCCCCAGGCCGCCCCGCAGGGTGGCCACCAGCAGGTCGGCGCCCACCCGGGCCAGCTCGGCGGTCAGGCCCGGGGCGGTGGCGTCGTCGCCCACGGGGACCTCGGCCCGGGTGTGCACGCCCCCGGCGTCGAGGGCCTCGACCACCTCCATGATGCAGACCCCGGTGGCCGCGTCGCCGGCCAGCAGGGCCCGCTCCACCGGGGCCGCCCCCCGCCACCGGGGCAGGAGCGAGAAGTGGACGTTGACCATGGGCAGCGCGTCCAGCACCTCGGCCCGGAGGATGCGCCCGAAGGCCACCACCACGCCGAGGTCGGCCCCAACGTCGAGGGCGTCGTCGACCCGGTCGGTGACCGGCAGGCCCAGCTCCACCGCCGCCGCCTTGACCGGCGACGGGCTGGTGGCGCCCCCCCGGCCCCGCCGTCGATCAGGCTGGGACACCACCAGGGCCACGTCGAAGCCGGCGTCCACCAGCGCCCGCAGGGCCGGCACGGCTGCGTCCGGGGTGCCCAGGAACACCAGCCGGCGGGGGTGGCGGGGAGGCGCGGTGGGCACGGGCGGGACGACCTCGGGGAAAGGGGCGGGGATCGGCCCATGGTGCCCGCTCCGGCGGGGCCGGGACGGTACCGGACCCGTCGGAGCCGGCGCGGGGACGGAGGACGGCGGGGTGGGCCGGCCGGTCAGGGCAGGGAGAAGCCGCCGGAGGAGGCCGGGGCCCCGCCGCCCGAGCGGGACAGCATCAGCTCCCGCACCGCCCGCTTGGCCTCGCGCTTCTGGTCCTCGTCCAGGCGCTCGGTCATGAGCACCCCGTCGAGGTGGTCCAGCTCGTGCTGGTACATGCGGGCCGCCAGCTCGTCGGCCTCGATGGAGACCTCGTTGCCGTCCAGGTCCAGGCCGGTGACGTGGACCTGCTTGGGCCGGGTGATCTCCCAGTAGAGGCCGGGGATGGACAGGCAGCCCTCGGAGTAGGTCCAGGGCTCGTCGCCCACCTCGACGACGTGGGGGTTGATGATGACCATGGGGCCGGGGTCGTCGGGGAGCTGGTACACGACGACCCGCTTGCGCACCCCGACCTGGGGGGCGGCCACGGCCAGGCCGTCGGCCTGGTACATGGCCTCGACCATGCCCTCGGCCACCCGCACCAGGGCCCCGTCGATGTCGGTGACGTCGTCGGCCACCTCCCGGAGCACCGGGTCGCCGATGATGCGGATGTCGTAGGCGGCCATGGCCGACCAGGGTACCGGCCCGGCCCGGTCGCCGGTCAGGCCCGGAGGGGGTCGACCTCGATGCGGAGGCGGCCGGTGGGCCGCTCCACCGCGGCCAGCGTGTCGCACAGCACCTGGTGGGTGGCGGCCCGGAGGCGCCACTCCCCCGCCCCGCCCTGGACCTCGACCCCCTCGGGGCGACCCAGGGCGGCCACGAAGGCCGGCGCCGCCGGGCCCGACACCAGGGCCACGGCCCGGAACGGGGCCAGGCCCAGGGCCTCACGGATCTCGGCCTCGGCCCCGCCGACCCGGGCCGGCGCGGCGTGGAGGGCGGCCTGGACCACCACGTCGTCGGGACGGCGGGTCTGGACCAGGACCCGGCCGTGCTCCTCCCGCCCCCGCACCAGGCGGGCGGCCCGGGCCAGCAGGGCCAGGGCCTGCTCCCGGGCCCGCTCCCGGGGCACCAGCAGCTCCTGGTCCAGGTCCAGGAAGGCCACGGCGTCGGCCCGGTCCACCCGGTGCAGGGCGGCCTCGGTGCCGATCACCACCCGGGAGGCGGGCCGTGGCGGTGGCAGGGAGCCGGCGGCCCGGGCCGCGGTGACCTCCTCCACCGGCTCGCCCACCAGGGCCTCCAGCTCGTCGCGGAGGCGGCTGACCCCGGGCCGCAGCACCCGGAACCGGGTAGCCCCGCAGAACGAGCACACCACCGGCCGCTCGACGCCGCACCGGGTGCAGCGCAGGCGGTCGGGGTCGGGCTGGGCCATGGCCCCCTCGCAGGCCGTGCAGGCCACCACCTCCCGGCACGTCGCGCAGGCCGACAGGCGGGAGCGGCCGGTGCGGTTGACCACGCACACCACCCGCCCGCCCCGACGCAGCAGGGCGGCCAAGGGCTCGGTCAGCATCCCGGCCGCCGGGTCCTCCTCCCGCCGGTCCACCACCTCCAGGGCCGGCCAGCCCCGGCGCTCCTCGGCCCGGCCCGGCTCCACCAGCCGGCCCCAGCGCAGGGCCTCCAGCGTGGGGCAGGGCGACACCAGCAGGGCCGGCACCCCGGCCCGGCGGGCCCGCTCCACGGCCACGTCCCTGGCGTGCCAGGTGGGCGAGGACTCCTCCTGGTACGCCTCGTCGTGCTCGTCCAGCACCACCACCCGGCCCAGCCGGGGCACCGGCGCCCAGGCCCCGGCCCGGGCCCCGACCACGGTGCAGCCCCCGGCCGCGGCCCGGGCCCACTCCCGGGCCGCGGCGGCCCCGGGCTGGTCGTGGGCCACGCAGGCCACCGGCAGCCCGGCCCGGCGCAGCCGGGCGGCCAGGGCCCGGGCCTGGTCGACCGCCGGGCACAGCACCAGGGCGTCCCGGTCCGGGGGCAGGGCGGCCAGGGTGGCCACCACCACGGTGTAGCGGTCGGCCGCCGGGGGCAGGCGCAGCACGGCCCGCTCGGCGGCCAGGGCGGCGGCCACGGTGGGCCCGGCCGGGACGGTGGCGGCCGGGACCCGGGGCGGGGGCGGGGCGGGCAGCGCGTCGACCCGCCCGGGCGGCGAGGCGGCCCGCAGGAAGGTGCGCCGCCGGCCGGCCCACCGCCAGGCGGCCCACTCGCTCAGGTCCACCAGGTCGGGCGGCGGGCCGACGCCGGTCAGGCGGGCCAGCGGCTTCAGCTCGACCCCGGGCGGCGTCTCGGGGGCGTCGTCGACCACCCAGGCCGCCACCCGCCGCCCGTTGAGGTCGACCCGCACGACGGTGCCCACCCCGACCCGGCCGGCGAACCGCTCGGGCACCACGTAGTCGAAGGTGCGCCCGATGCCGGCCACGTCGGGCACGACCCGCACGACGGGGCCCGTCGGCGCGACCGGGGCACGCTCCGGCACCCGCGGCCGGGCGAAGAGCTCGCCCGGGGCGGCGTCGTCCGGGGTCACCGGCGACCGTCGCCTGGCCTCGTCATCGCCGGGGTGCGGGACCCCGGCCGCCGGTGGCGGTGGGGCCGGTCTCCGGCACGGCCCGGGCGCTACAGGCCCAGGGCGGAGCGGACGGCGTCGACCCGGTTGGTGACCTCCCAGGGGAGGCCGGCGTCGCTCCGACCGAAGTGGCCGTAGGCCGCCGTCTTGGCGTAGATGGGGCGCCGCAGGTCGAGGTCGCGCACGATGGCGGCGGGCCGCAGGTCGAAGATGTCGTCCACGGCCTTGGCGATGAGGGCGGGGTCGACCTGCTCGGTCCCGAACGTCTCGACCAGCAGGGACACCGGGTGGGCCACGCCGATGGCGTAGGCCACCTGGACCTCGACCCGGGCCGCGGCCCCGGCCGCCACCAGGTTCTTGGCCACCCACCGGGCGGCGTAGGCGCCGGAGCGGTCGACCTTGGACGGGTCCTTGCCGCTGAAGGCGCCGCCGCCGTGGCGGGCCCAGCCGCCGTAGGTGTCGACGATGATCTTGCGGCCGGTCAGCCCGCAGTCGGCGTGGGGGCCGCCCAGCACGAACGTGCCGGTGGGGTTCACGTAGACCTTCAGGTCGGGCCGGGCCAGCCCCTCGGGCACCACGGGGGTGATGACCTGCTCGATGAGGTCGGGCTTGATGGTGCTCTCGGCGTCGATCCCCGGCGCGTGCTGGGTGGAGATCAGCACGGTGGTCAGGTCGACCGGCTTGCCGTCCTCGTAGTCGATGGTGACCTGGGTCTTGCCGTCGGGCCGCAGGTACGGGACGGTGCCGGCCTTGCGCACCTCGGCCAGGCGCTCGGCCAGGCGGTGGGCCAGCCAGATGGGCAGGGGCATCAGGTCCGGCGTCTCGTCGCAGGCGTAGCCGAACATCATCCCCTGGTCGCCGGCGCCCTGGGAGTTGAGGACGTCCTCGCCGGAGGTGCCGGCACGGGTCTCGTACGCGGTGTCGACGCCCTGCGCGATGTCGGGCGACTGCGGGTCG contains the following coding sequences:
- a CDS encoding transcription antitermination factor NusB, yielding MSDGPAGIGDGDRDRGGHAPRASGAARRARKRDRAAAARRSSGDAGAGPGGRPRRATARAGRSRPEPTGATDPRRVAHEALVRIDEGGAYANLVLAALLERSALDPRDRGLATELVYGTTRMRRACDWLVDRFVSGSRPLDPPTRAALRLGAYQVVVLGLPAHAAVGTAVEVAPRRSRGLVNAVLRKVADDHAARDGADGRPVFPDPATGLSYPDWIVEVLLTDLGPEGGLDALAAMNVGGEATTRDDGYTQDRASQWVADLVGTGPGERVLDLCAAPGGKATALAGAGALVVAADVRPARAGLVAGNAARTGTADRVAVVVADGTRPPLKSASFDRVLVDAPCSGLGVLHRRADARWRVTPDAVARLAALQVELVLAAADLVRPGGTLVVSVCTLTAAETTGVDAVVAERRPDLEPLPPPGDPWVPWGRGALLLPQAAGTDGMALHRYTRP
- the fmt gene encoding methionyl-tRNA formyltransferase gives rise to the protein MPTAPPRHPRRLVFLGTPDAAVPALRALVDAGFDVALVVSQPDRRRGRGGATSPSPVKAAAVELGLPVTDRVDDALDVGADLGVVVAFGRILRAEVLDALPMVNVHFSLLPRWRGAAPVERALLAGDAATGVCIMEVVEALDAGGVHTRAEVPVGDDATAPGLTAELARVGADLLVATLRGGLGAPEAQEGEVTYAEKVTSEDLHLDWTRPAGELARVVRVGGAWTTFRGRRLRVWSAAPADDDPEEAQPGLLAADGATVSALTGEGRLVVDEVQPEGKARQPATDWAHGARLAPGEVLGP
- the def gene encoding peptide deformylase; the protein is MAAYDIRIIGDPVLREVADDVTDIDGALVRVAEGMVEAMYQADGLAVAAPQVGVRKRVVVYQLPDDPGPMVIINPHVVEVGDEPWTYSEGCLSIPGLYWEITRPKQVHVTGLDLDGNEVSIEADELAARMYQHELDHLDGVLMTERLDEDQKREAKRAVRELMLSRSGGGAPASSGGFSLP
- the metK gene encoding methionine adenosyltransferase, with the translated sequence MSRWTFTSESVTEGHPDKMADQISDTVLDAILAEDPSGRVACETMVTTGLVVVAGEITTRAYVDVPRIVRDTILRIGYDNDDYGIDGKTCGVMTTIDPQSPDIAQGVDTAYETRAGTSGEDVLNSQGAGDQGMMFGYACDETPDLMPLPIWLAHRLAERLAEVRKAGTVPYLRPDGKTQVTIDYEDGKPVDLTTVLISTQHAPGIDAESTIKPDLIEQVITPVVPEGLARPDLKVYVNPTGTFVLGGPHADCGLTGRKIIVDTYGGWARHGGGAFSGKDPSKVDRSGAYAARWVAKNLVAAGAAARVEVQVAYAIGVAHPVSLLVETFGTEQVDPALIAKAVDDIFDLRPAAIVRDLDLRRPIYAKTAAYGHFGRSDAGLPWEVTNRVDAVRSALGL